In Stenotrophomonas sp. 169, one DNA window encodes the following:
- the pcaG gene encoding protocatechuate 3,4-dioxygenase subunit alpha translates to MSFQSTPWQTVGPYYRLGLEPLYRTDIAPASALGERVEVRGQVFDGTGLPVSDAVLEIWQADAKGIYAHAEDPRRDDHDTAFDGWGRVPTDENGRFAFSTIKPGSVAGPGGRAQAPHLVVLVFMRGLLRAASARLYFSDEPRNAEDPILLLVPAEHRGTLLAQAQGDGLYHWNVHMQGPDETVFFDY, encoded by the coding sequence GCCTGGAACCGCTGTACCGCACCGATATCGCACCGGCCAGCGCGCTCGGCGAACGCGTGGAAGTACGCGGGCAGGTGTTCGACGGCACCGGGCTGCCGGTATCCGATGCCGTGCTGGAAATCTGGCAGGCCGATGCCAAGGGAATCTATGCCCATGCCGAGGATCCACGCCGCGACGACCACGACACGGCCTTCGATGGCTGGGGACGGGTGCCCACCGATGAGAACGGGCGCTTCGCCTTCAGCACGATCAAGCCGGGCAGCGTCGCCGGGCCCGGTGGCCGCGCACAGGCGCCGCACCTGGTGGTTCTGGTATTCATGCGCGGCCTGCTGCGCGCAGCCAGTGCACGGCTGTATTTCAGTGACGAGCCGCGCAATGCAGAGGACCCGATCCTGCTGCTGGTGCCGGCGGAACACCGTGGCACGCTGCTCGCGCAGGCGCAGGGCGATGGCTTGTACCACTGGAACGTGCACATGCAGGGACCGGACGAGACGGTCTTCTTCGATTACTGA
- a CDS encoding 3-carboxy-cis,cis-muconate cycloisomerase gives MSETHSLLGDLFGDPIVDAGFTDAARLQAMLDVERALAHAQARCGVIPQTALPAIEASCHAHLYDIATLAQATALAGNPAIPLVKALTARVRADDADAARWVHWGATSQDIIDTGAVLQLRQALGQMQAKLQHLCAALAALANAERDTGLPGRTLLQQAVPVTFGLKAAGWLDALQRSQQRLQSLHADTLVLQFGGAAGTLASLQGRGLDVAQALAEELQLPLPALPWHAARDRIAELGSVFALLVGSLGKIATDIVLLMQSEVAEAFEPAGEGKGGSSAMPHKRNPVGCVAAIAAATRVPGLLSTLFSAMPQPHERAAGQWHAEWETVPEIVRLCAGSLAQVTVVVQGLQLDRARMQQHLGSHGGLLYAEAVAVTLAEQVGKTAAHALVEQAAQQALARSQPLREVLQSNPEVTRHLGSDQLDALFAADSWRGMADTWIDRVLARVPHHD, from the coding sequence ATGAGCGAAACCCATTCCCTGCTCGGGGACCTGTTCGGCGATCCGATCGTCGATGCCGGGTTCACCGATGCCGCACGCCTGCAGGCGATGCTTGATGTGGAGCGCGCGCTTGCACACGCGCAGGCGCGCTGCGGTGTCATTCCGCAGACGGCGCTGCCCGCCATCGAAGCGTCCTGCCACGCCCACCTTTACGACATCGCGACGCTGGCCCAGGCCACGGCATTGGCAGGAAACCCCGCCATTCCGCTGGTCAAGGCACTGACCGCGCGCGTGCGCGCCGATGACGCCGACGCCGCGCGGTGGGTGCATTGGGGCGCCACCAGCCAGGACATCATCGATACCGGTGCGGTACTGCAACTGAGGCAGGCGCTGGGCCAGATGCAGGCGAAACTGCAGCACCTCTGTGCCGCACTGGCCGCATTGGCCAACGCCGAGCGTGATACCGGCCTGCCGGGACGCACCCTGCTGCAGCAGGCCGTGCCGGTCACCTTCGGACTGAAGGCGGCGGGTTGGCTGGATGCCCTGCAGCGCAGCCAGCAACGGCTGCAGTCGCTGCATGCCGATACGCTGGTGCTGCAGTTCGGCGGGGCCGCCGGCACGCTGGCGTCGCTGCAGGGACGCGGCCTGGACGTGGCGCAGGCGCTGGCCGAGGAACTGCAGTTGCCGTTGCCGGCGCTGCCCTGGCATGCCGCCCGTGACCGCATCGCCGAACTGGGCAGCGTGTTCGCGCTGCTGGTCGGCAGCCTGGGCAAGATCGCCACCGATATCGTGCTGCTGATGCAGTCTGAAGTGGCAGAAGCCTTCGAACCGGCGGGCGAGGGCAAGGGCGGATCGTCGGCGATGCCGCACAAGCGCAATCCGGTTGGCTGTGTGGCGGCGATTGCCGCGGCCACCCGCGTGCCCGGATTGCTGTCCACGTTGTTCAGCGCCATGCCGCAGCCGCACGAGCGCGCCGCCGGGCAATGGCATGCGGAATGGGAAACCGTGCCGGAGATCGTTCGCCTGTGCGCCGGCAGCCTGGCCCAGGTCACGGTGGTGGTGCAGGGTCTGCAACTGGACCGTGCGCGCATGCAGCAACACCTGGGCAGTCACGGTGGCCTGCTGTATGCCGAGGCGGTAGCGGTCACCCTGGCGGAGCAGGTCGGCAAGACGGCCGCACACGCACTGGTGGAGCAGGCCGCGCAGCAGGCGCTTGCCCGTTCGCAGCCCCTGCGCGAGGTGCTGCAGTCAAATCCAGAAGTCACCCGGCATCTGGGCAGCGACCAACTGGATGCGCTGTTCGCCGCCGACAGCTGGCGTGGCATGGCCGATACGTGGATCGACCGCGTGCTGGCGCGCGTCCCCCACCATGATTGA